The sequence ATATAAAGGAGACTTATCCATACGATCATCGTCATTAAATTCTAAAAAAGCTTTAGGAATAGAGGACTGATTGGGTATGGTAATCATCCGCATCCAACGCCCAAGAATGCGCAATTGGTTGACCGTATTGAAGCTTTGACTGCCACCACTGACTTGCATCACTGCCAAAGTTTTGCCTTGGGTTGGACGCACACCACCTAATGATAATGGAATCCAGTCAATTTGTGCTTTCATAATACTGGTCATACTGCCATGACGTTCTGGGCTCACCCACAGCATACCTTCTGACCACTGCGCCAACTCTCGCAGCTCTTGTACTTTTGGATGATCTGCATCAGCAGCATCAGGCAATGGTAAACCCGTCGGATCAAAGGTTCGAACCTCACAACCATACCAACGCAATAGACGGCTCGCTTCTTCACTGGCCAGTTTAGAGAATGAGCGCTGGCGTAGAGAGCCATATAGCACCAATATTCTTGGCGCATGGCGCGGGTCATTTGTTCCAATTAAAGACTCAATATCGATAGGCTGTATACTGTCTGCATCAATATTGGGCAAATCACACAAATCGATCACATCTAAATCTGCTGTTTTATTTGCCATGATAAATCACTTCCCCATCTTCTTTAGTGAAGCTGCTCACGGGATTCTCTAATAATTCAAATACGCGTTCTGAGGGACGGCATAATGCTGCGCCTTTATTGGTGACCACGATAGGACGATTGATTAAAATAGGATGGGCAATCATCGCATCAATGATTTGATCGTCAGACAATTCAGGATTGTCTAATCCTAACTCATCATTGACAGGCTCTTTGCTTCGTAACAGCTCTCTTGGTGAAAGGTTTATCTTTGCCAACAGCTCAACTAAATAATC is a genomic window of Psychrobacter cibarius containing:
- the arsH gene encoding arsenical resistance protein ArsH, coding for MANKTADLDVIDLCDLPNIDADSIQPIDIESLIGTNDPRHAPRILVLYGSLRQRSFSKLASEEASRLLRWYGCEVRTFDPTGLPLPDAADADHPKVQELRELAQWSEGMLWVSPERHGSMTSIMKAQIDWIPLSLGGVRPTQGKTLAVMQVSGGSQSFNTVNQLRILGRWMRMITIPNQSSIPKAFLEFNDDDRMDKSPLYLRLVDVCEELVKFTWLTRGRSDYLTDRYSERVESAEELSQRVNQKSL
- the arsC gene encoding arsenate reductase (glutaredoxin) (This arsenate reductase requires both glutathione and glutaredoxin to convert arsenate to arsenite, after which the efflux transporter formed by ArsA and ArsB can extrude the arsenite from the cell, providing resistance.); translation: MKPLIFHNPKCGTSRNTLAIIKASGESPEVIEYLKTPPSRDYLVELLAKINLSPRELLRSKEPVNDELGLDNPELSDDQIIDAMIAHPILINRPIVVTNKGAALCRPSERVFELLENPVSSFTKEDGEVIYHGK